The Fulvia fulva chromosome 1, complete sequence region CTCTACGACACCACAATCGCTTCATTCAATTGCCTCCTCGCAACCAATTGACCGACACTCCTTCATCCAGCTTCGACAGCCACTCTTCGAACGCCACTTGCCGACTCTCTGACGCGCCGCAATTTAGACGACACAGCGTCAAGCGAAACATCTTCCACTGCCTTCGCGTCTACCTCGTCGGTGGAGACGTAGCAGAAGTAAAGGACCCACGCATCACCGCACCTGGACGCGACATCAGCGACAAACAGCCTCTGCGACAATCCTTCTCAACTCACATCAACAAACGCCGCATCAGACGCATTCCAATCGGCGTCATATCGCATCAAGCTCAGATCCAGACCTCCACTCATACCGATCGCCTGGTTCGTACGTCACCCCCAAGGTCACGATGCGATTCTCAACCACCATCGCGGCGCTCGTTGCCATCGTCGCAGTCAATGCTGCTGAAGCACCAGCACCCCCGGCATACAACCAGCAGTCCATGACATCGGCAACGACGACCTACACCATCACTAGGACACTGTCGCGCGTCGTTGAGACCGTCACCGCAACCAGAAACGGCACCACCGCCACCTACGAGAGCACGTCAACTGTCCCAGCAACGACTTTGGTCTCCGCTGCCCCAACTGGCTATGGCAACGCGACTCTTCCAGGTACCGCAGCGACAGCATCAGCAACATTTTACCCACCACCACCATCGCAAGGTGGTGCCGGCAAGGCTGAGGCAGCTGGTATCGCCGTTGCCATCGGCATCATTGGCATGCTCGCCCTTTAGAGGCaattcttcttcttctttgACGCGTCGCACATGCGATTGCATCTCCTTTCAGACAGTGGCCGAGTGCTGCTGCGTTTCTTGACGGTGTTTAACGAGATTACGAGTACCGGCCGCGCTGCTTATTGCTGTTACTTGCACGATGCCTGCCTTACGCTTGAGCCTCCAGTCTTGAGAATTGTTGGTCAATGGCAACAACAAAGTTTATACCCCAATTGGAGAGGAGGAAACGAGATGAGACAGGGAGTGGTTTCGATTCTTTGTGTGTAGCTCTTCTTGGTGCAGATATGATTTTGGAGAAGATGAAGATATCTTACCTGGCTGCCCCCGATCACGTCTTTCTGGGCTATCGTCCCTGTCACTCGTTCCCGTAAGCATGTTACATACATGAAGTGAGGTCGGAGGTCGGATGATGGCGAACGGCTCCTTGAAGAAGAAGTGGGTCTTATGTTGTCGTGTGCTCTTTCTGGTGTGTGCGTCGGGAGATCGGCTTGGAGCTGTCCTGGTCGTGCGTGCAAAGCGATGATCTCATGTCTCGACAGCACCCGCTCACATTCATGTTCACTGTTCCTGCATGTGCATGTACGTGGACACCGCGTCACACTCTGGTAGAGCAGCAGCACCAGCCTCTGGTTGACGTTCGAGAGCGCATCGCTTCCACCTCTACCTGCGAACATGCAGCGCGTCAAGAACATCGACTATGACGAGGACGATGTATACTCCGACGAAGAAGAGCACACGTACGCGGAAGAGGCTGACGCAGGGTACTCGCAAGAGGACAAGGACAACTTCACGACGTTGACTCCTGTCGTCCGCGCGGAACTCGATGAAGCAGGAGTGCCGGCCACTACACAGCAAATCGAAGAGGCGCTGTGGCACTACTTCTGGGACGTTGGCAAGAGTGTAGCATATCTCATGAACGCAAGGACGCCAAGAGACACGAAGAAAGATGAGGAAAAGGACAAGGATAAGCCAAAGAGCAAGTTCGATGAGGCGGCGCAGAAAAGCGCACAGCTTGCAGGTGAGTCGAGCGATCTCTCCTCCTTTTCTGCCACAATGGAGCATTTGGGGCTTGAAACAACAGCAGAGGACATACGGGGCACAGGTGCGTGTGCACGACACCATCCAAGCTTGAGACTCGAGCTGATGAAGGTCACGGCAGAGCGTAAACCGAGCACGTCTGCTGCAGACTGGTTCCGTGGCACACCTTGGACTGGTGTGCCTGCGTCGATGCTGAGCACCTTCACCCCGGTCCAAAGACTGCCGCAAGTCAAGCTACTGGGAGGCTCGTCGAAGTTGGCCAAACTCGCCGCGGAACGTCGAAAGAAGGCAGCCGCAGCCCGGAATGCACAAGCACCAAGCGCACCCGCAGATTCTCTCAGCTCGCTCGAGCGCCTGAGCGTATCGAGGGACGCGAAGGAGAATGAGTCCCCAGCGCAACCGCCAGAACCAAAGAAGTACCCTATGCGGCGAAAACGATCACCAACGCCACCGCCTAGAGACCCGGCTCCCCCACCGCTGGAGCCAGAGGAGGACGTACCAAACCTCCGCTCGTCTCCTACTGCATTCGCCCAGGCGCTTTCCACCGGCACTGGAAGTGTGAACGGCCGGAGTAAGATGGATCTCCGGGACCTCTTTGGCCCCAATACGTCCAACTTCAAAGTTTTCGACGGGCCGTCGCCGGACGACACCGTCATTCAAAGACAACAGGGCAGCAAAGGCTTGAACAAGTGATGTGGCTGACAGTCCTTTCAGGCAAAATAAAAGCAACTCAGCCAGCGAATGGTCTGGCGAAGAAGACAGAAGCACTCAAGCTTGATGCAGGTGCAGCAACACCTCCTGCTCCAAAGGTGAAGAGCAAAGGCCTTGATGTGCCCAAGCTGTGGGTCGAGGAGATGTCCAAACAGAAAGCATCTGCTTCTTTTGTGGTGATTGGCCATGTAGATCACGGCAAGAGCACACTGATGGGGCGACTGCTACTCGACACTGGCGCTGTATCACAACGAGACATCGATAGGTGGGTTTGACTATTGCCACTTGCATGATCTCATATAATTGACATCGACAGGTACAAGAAACAAGCGACTGACATTGGCAAGTCGTCCTTTGCACTAGCTTGGGTGATGGACACAGGCTCCGAGGAGCGTGAGCGTGGAGTCACTGTCGATATCGCGCAGCACCACTTCAGCACAGATGTGGCAGATTTCACCATCCTGGATGCGCCGGGACATCGCGACTTTGTGCCCAACATGATTGGGGGTGCATCAATGGCCGATCTAGGCGTGCTCGTGGTCGACGCCAATCAGCTGGAGTCGGGCATGAAAGGTCAGACACGTGAGCACATCTTACTTGCCTCCGCCGTTGGACTACGAAAAATGGTAGTAGCTGTCAACAAGCTGGATTCGACTACACCCAAGTGGGACCAAAGCATCTTTGAGAATGTGAGCGCGCAAGTGCTTAAGCTTCTGAGGGAGACTGGCTTCAAGGAAGCAGACATCAACATCGTGCCTTGTAGTGGACTGAATGGCGACAACGTGGCCAAGGCACTCACTGGAAATACATTCGCGCAATGGATATCGAAGCATACGACGCTACTGCAGCAGTTGGAGAAGTTGGCGACGCATACCGTAGAGCCTGATCTAGTGCAGAAGCCTCTGCGAATGCAGATTGCGGACGTTTTCAGAGGTGGCATCACAAATCCACTCTCCATTGCTGGACGCATATGCTCCGGCCATGTTCAGGTCGGCGATGTCATCCTCGTTCAGCCTAGCGGAGAGAGTGCCGTAGTCAAGGGCATAGAGGTCAACGGCGAAGGCAGGGACTGGGCGGTCGCAGATGACATCCCAACACTACACCTTATCGACATCGAGCCGCAGCATCTAAGAAGCGGCGATGTAGCGTGCAGCCCTCAGAAGCCAATACGTGTCATCAAGAACCTCACGGTAAAGGTGCAGGCCCTAGACAGTCTGTTGCCGCAGCAGGTCAACGTACACATCGGTCGGCTGCATGTGCCGGGTGCCATCAGCCATCTG contains the following coding sequences:
- a CDS encoding HBS1-like protein, producing MQRVKNIDYDEDDVYSDEEEHTYAEEADAGYSQEDKDNFTTLTPVVRAELDEAGVPATTQQIEEALWHYFWDVGKSVAYLMNARTPRDTKKDEEKDKDKPKSKFDEAAQKSAQLAERKPSTSAADWFRGTPWTGVPASMLSTFTPVQRLPQVKLLGGSSKLAKLAAERRKKAAAARNAQAPSAPADSLSSLERLSVSRDAKENESPAQPPEPKKYPMRRKRSPTPPPRDPAPPPLEPEEDVPNLRSSPTAFAQALSTGTGSVNGRSKIKATQPANGLAKKTEALKLDAGAATPPAPKVKSKGLDVPKLWVEEMSKQKASASFVVIGHVDHGKSTLMGRLLLDTGAVSQRDIDRYKKQATDIGKSSFALAWVMDTGSEERERGVTVDIAQHHFSTDVADFTILDAPGHRDFVPNMIGGASMADLGVLVVDANQLESGMKGQTREHILLASAVGLRKMVVAVNKLDSTTPKWDQSIFENVSAQVLKLLRETGFKEADINIVPCSGLNGDNVAKALTGNTFAQWISKHTTLLQQLEKLATHTVEPDLVQKPLRMQIADVFRGGITNPLSIAGRICSGHVQVGDVILVQPSGESAVVKGIEVNGEGRDWAVADDIPTLHLIDIEPQHLRSGDVACSPQKPIRVIKNLTVKVQALDSLLPQQVNVHIGRLHVPGAISHLVATEDAKGETMKKKPRIVKAGQRAIIKLVLDDGAPLETGDRVVLRAEGSTIAAGVIDTISI